From Theileria orientalis strain Shintoku DNA, chromosome 4, complete genome, the proteins below share one genomic window:
- a CDS encoding uncharacterized protein (RNA recognition motif, RNP-1 domain containing protein), which yields MSTVSFGDKSRLIIKNIPNSLDNKLLDKLISKKCRDIGVTKCDLKLLTKEKKVNKEVKRVSRGICYVGFASEKDATKFMKHYDNSYFNSCKVSIEYSKSPGTVEKKEEIYNGVEKVKAKEGGKVVVEKEVMPRKAGVAAKQVHIKFDSEDSDNKESEGDEDFIDRRVERKSVRMEQLEKRDRKNRKELESRENKDNEHVSDEKEVDMNRVVIFNLPYSVTEEAIRSLVKPFGKVEQIHIPLLKYDYSDPSSMESRATKGMCYVTFCFESDAVNFVEQKNKSIFSGRIITIALAKSKHQEEEGPARVEKYHNKRRNEETYSKFKMKKRKEEIGNQDIWNALHIDIHAAIRTISAELGVSSEEILKGEEAGVNVALSESYILNKLKKWLEDQGVNHEAGDYDQEDLHEDTLMIKNLPYNADDRELIRLFGSCGQIVRFATSPYKLLGLVQYSNKHECDRAFRTLSYKMYKSLPIYLQRVAKKLLPNSATIKTNTKLIEEAREGMESDHVDGRSTSSGTRVGGTEDVGQSDLEHTSRSRDDKDATNYRGDDATNLDPDDDNEDEFTKEEENNRIGHVSVYVSNIDASVDEEELEKHFASLKGYVISKIIRPIQGGSDESDKSKADRPRYGFIEFDSIENAKEAIKRRCGTVVAGKLINLELSKNKQTISKHRKKKEGGPTEENDVIIVKNLPFQATKKELSDLFKHYANVKTVRLPKSAGNTHRGFGFVEFMSKSDAKTAMENLKNVHLYGRRLVLQYVENTK from the coding sequence atgagcACAGTTTCATTCGGAGATAAGAGTAGATTGATCATTAAGAACATTCCTAACAGCCTTGATAATAAGCTGCTGGATAAGCTcataagtaaaaaatgtagaGACATAGGAGTAACAAAGTGCGATTTGAAGCTTCTAACAAAAGAAAAGAAGGTGAACAAGGAAGTTAAAAGGGTATCTAGAGGGATCTGCTACGTAGGATTCGCATCGGAGAAGGATGCaacaaaatttatgaaaCACTACGATAACTCCTATTTTAACTCGTGTAAAGTCTCCATAGAGTACTCAAAGTCCCCGGGAACAGtagaaaagaaggaagaaataTATAACGGAGTGGAGAAGGTGAAGGCAAAGGAAGGAGGCAAGGTGGTAGTGGAAAAGGAAGTAATGCCGAGGAAAGCAGGAGTAGCCGCAAAGCAAGTGCACATAAAGTTCGACTCAGAAGACTCGGATAATAAGGAGTCGGAGGGAGACGAGGATTTTATAGACCGCAGAGTTGAAAGAAAGAGCGTAAGGATGGAACAGTTGGAAAAGAGAGATCGAAAGAATAGAAAAGAGCTTGAAAGTAGGGAAAATAAGGACAACGAGCACGTGAGTGACGAGAAGGAAGTAGACATGAATAGAGTGGTAATATTTAACCTGCCGTACTCAGTGACCGAGGAGGCGATCAGGAGCCTGGTGAAGCCATTTGGGAAGGTGGAGCAGATACACATACCGTTGCTCAAGTACGACTACAGCGACCCCTCGAGCATGGAAAGTAGAGCGACAAAGGGAATGTGCTACGTGACATTCTGCTTTGAGTCAGACGCAGTGAACTTCGTGGAGCAGAAGAACAAGTCGATCTTCTCAGGAAGGATAATAACAATCGCGCTGGCGAAAAGTAAGCaccaggaggaggaagggCCGGCAAGGGTCGAAAAGTACCACAACAAGAGGAGGAACGAAGAAACGTACTCGAAGTTtaagatgaagaagaggaaggaggaGATAGGGAACCAGGACATCTGGAACGCACTGCACATCGACATACACGCAGCAATAAGAACGATAAGCGCAGAGCTGGGAGTGAGCTCGGAGGAGATATTGAAGGGAGAAGAGGCAGGAGTTAACGTGGCGCTCTCGGAGTCATACATACTTAACaagctgaagaagtggCTGGAGGACCAGGGAGTAAACCACGAGGCGGGAGACTACGACCAGGAGGACCTGCACGAAGACACGCTGATGATCAAGAACCTGCCGTACAACGCGGACGACAGGGAGCTGATAAGGCTCTTCGGAAGCTGCGGTCAGATAGTGCGGTTCGCAACGTCGCCGTATAAGCTGCTGGGCCTGGTGCAGTACAGCAACAAGCACGAGTGCGATAGAGCTTTCAGAACTCTCTCGTACAAGATGTACAAGAGCCTGCCAATATACCTGCAGAGAGTggcgaagaagctgctgccgAACAGCGCAAcgataaaaacaaacacaaaattGATAGAAGAGGCCAGAGAAGGAATGGAGTCAGACCACGTTGATGGTAGAAGCACGAGTAGTGGAACCAGGGTAGGAGGTACTGAGGATGTAGGTCAATCGGACTTGGAACACACTAGTCGTTCACGTGATGATAAGGATGCCACAAACTACAGAGGCGACGATGCCACTAACCTCGACCCTGACGACGATAATGAAGATGAGTTTACCAAGGAGGAAGAGAACAATAGAATAGGGCACGTTAGCGTATACGTGAGTAATATAGACGCTAGCGTGGATGaagaggagctggaaaaacACTTCGCAAGTCTGAAGGGATACGTTATATCGAAGATAATAAGACCAATACAAGGGGGCTCGGACGAAAGTGATAAAAGTAAAGCGGACAGGCCAAGATACGGATTCATAGAGTTCGACAGCATCGAAAACGCAAAGGAGGCTATAAAGAGGAGATGCGGCACAGTCGTAGCAGGAAAACTGATCAACCTGGAACTGTCGAAAAATAAGCAGACGATCAGCAAGCACAGgaaaaagaaggaaggGGGACCGACGGAGGAGAACGACGTGATCATAGTGAAGAACCTGCCCTTCCAGGCgacgaagaaggagctgagcGACCTCTTTAAGCACTACGCGAACGTGAAGACGGTGAGGCTGCCGAAGTCAGCGGGAAACACGCACCGAGGCTTCGGCTTCGTGGAGTTCATGTCGAAGAGCGACGCGAAGACAGCGATggagaacctgaagaacgtACACCTGTACGGGAGGAGGCTGGTGCTCCAGTACGTGGAGAACACCAAATAA